A single genomic interval of Coregonus clupeaformis isolate EN_2021a chromosome 36, ASM2061545v1, whole genome shotgun sequence harbors:
- the baalcb gene encoding brain and acute leukemia cytoplasmic protein produces the protein MGCGGSRTDALEPRYLDSWTKETESTWLTSTDNDIPLSSIQSIDIPSENSSESLVSEKNITPDADFFEDGLPAPAQAYLKVCSDMSEADLNNVKPSAHPAILPAHHQEALQPSPVTTVQRRSVLLTEEITKWQDNRMSTKQVTITVTQSIRHVDKSGKIKEKSLTTFEVMKPVEGLQDVTGGRCRNIRE, from the exons ATGGGGTGTGGCGGCAGCAGGACCGATGCTCTGGAGCCCAGGTACCTGGATAGCTGGACCAAGGAGACAGAGTCTACCTGGCTGACCAGTACAGACAACGACATCCCCCTCTCCTCAATACAGAGTATCGATATCCCTTCTGAGAACTCATCTGAAAGCTTAGTCTCTGAGAAAAACATCACCCCTG ATGCAGATTTCTTTGAAGACGGCCTGCCCGCCCCAGCCCAGGCCTATCTGAAGGTGTGCTCTGACATGTCTGAAGCTGACCTGAACAATGTAAAGCCGAGTGCCCACCCTGCAATACTTCCCGCCCACCACCAGGAGGCGCTGCAGCCCTCACCTGTCACCACAGTACAGAGAAGGAGCGTCCTACTCACTGAGGAAATA ACTAAATGGCAAGACAACAGGATGTCCACTAAGCAGGTAACCATCACAGTGACACAGAGCATCAGACACGTGGACAAGAGTGGGAAGATTAAGGAGAAGTCCCTCACCACCTTCGAGGTCATGAAGCCAGTGGAGGGCCTGCAGGATGTGACTGGAGGACGTTGTAGGAACATTAGGGAATGA